A region from the Halanaerobium saccharolyticum subsp. saccharolyticum DSM 6643 genome encodes:
- a CDS encoding ABC transporter substrate-binding protein — protein MFNKKSLLILTLVILFVGVFALSTSAETIKMISMKQAGWTPEEYDQIIAEFEDNNPGIEVELTLVGYDALHDKLITSISGANPAYDVVLIDDIWYAQFAEAGWLLDVTERVSSDMNDDVYDKAWEVVGYNDRLYGLPWLLDLEYFFYNEQILNEAGIENPPKTWEEVVEQSRIIKEKGIVEYPMVWSWAQIEALICDWVTLLKGNNGDFFDENNKPAFNNKRGVETLSWMKETIDSGLTNPASLSANEEEVRRIFSQGNAAFTINWVYMYELLNNPDESNIVGQTQLALMPVFEDAKSEGVESASITGSMGFSVTKNSPNADIAYDLIEFMTSKDIQTRYADHVTPMYKSVMQQEEIIEMHPETFKMFDKQFPYIYSRPKVPYYTEMSRVLQTSIQNALVGNVSPQEALDNAAEEVEKIQERW, from the coding sequence ATGTTTAATAAGAAGTCACTTTTAATTTTAACACTTGTAATTTTATTTGTGGGTGTATTCGCTTTATCAACTTCTGCAGAAACAATTAAAATGATTAGTATGAAACAAGCTGGTTGGACACCAGAAGAGTATGATCAAATCATTGCTGAGTTTGAAGATAATAATCCAGGCATAGAAGTAGAGCTTACATTGGTTGGTTATGATGCTTTGCATGATAAGTTAATTACTTCAATTTCTGGAGCTAATCCAGCCTATGATGTTGTTTTAATTGATGATATCTGGTACGCACAGTTTGCTGAAGCTGGTTGGTTATTAGATGTAACAGAACGAGTATCTAGTGATATGAATGATGATGTATATGACAAGGCCTGGGAAGTTGTTGGATATAATGACCGACTTTATGGACTACCTTGGCTCTTAGATTTAGAATATTTCTTTTACAACGAACAAATTCTAAATGAAGCTGGTATTGAAAATCCACCTAAAACATGGGAAGAAGTTGTGGAACAGTCAAGAATAATAAAAGAAAAAGGTATTGTTGAATATCCAATGGTTTGGAGTTGGGCTCAGATTGAAGCACTTATCTGTGATTGGGTAACATTACTTAAAGGTAATAATGGGGACTTTTTTGATGAAAATAATAAACCAGCATTTAATAATAAAAGGGGAGTTGAAACTTTAAGCTGGATGAAAGAAACTATTGACAGTGGACTTACAAACCCAGCAAGCTTGTCTGCTAATGAAGAAGAAGTAAGAAGAATTTTCTCACAAGGTAATGCTGCTTTTACAATTAACTGGGTCTACATGTATGAATTATTAAATAATCCAGATGAATCTAATATAGTTGGCCAAACACAACTTGCTTTAATGCCTGTATTTGAAGATGCAAAATCAGAAGGTGTTGAAAGTGCAAGTATTACTGGTTCAATGGGCTTTAGTGTAACAAAAAATTCTCCAAATGCAGATATTGCCTATGATTTAATTGAATTTATGACAAGTAAAGATATTCAAACAAGATATGCTGATCATGTAACTCCGATGTACAAATCTGTAATGCAGCAAGAAGAAATAATTGAAATGCATCCTGAAACATTTAAAATGTTTGATAAGCAGTTCCCGTATATTTATTCAAGACCAAAAGTTCCTTATTATACTGAAATGTCACGTGTGTTACAAACTTCAATTCAGAATGCTCTTGTAGGTAATGTTAGTCCACAAGAAGCATTAGATAACGCTGCAGAAGAAGTAGAAAAAATTCAAGAACGTTGGTAA
- a CDS encoding ROK family transcriptional regulator, whose amino-acid sequence MEIKNSKALKRHNQQAVLSEIIKRQPISRSNLTQELDVSHTTISYLVKDLMDKELVVEMTADSTGGRPPKLLSFKGDNKYIISMSFEERKIAYAIYNLDIELIDKEIIEVNNELFVDLIKKIEKVSKLKNKEFDINEEQIFGIGVSVPGIYKEYKDLVINSTTHYLGSINLKTELNKIFNYAPIYIDNDANLSVYYEWSHMLDKEYDNLIYIYVVDGIGSGIIVNNSLYTGSHGNAGEIGHMKVKSKGKKCICGGQGCLETISSIKAIEDDFKKAVDNGEYTLLNDIFDSPFDYKEIITGYLNNDKLCKKIINRAIKYFVRGLSSIINIFDPQIIVLGGLFDEFNEDMIKKINNKLENSYFPDENDKPKIINRGDQQNYQISAVTSFIFDKWKANF is encoded by the coding sequence ATGGAAATTAAAAATTCTAAAGCTTTAAAAAGGCATAATCAACAAGCTGTATTAAGTGAAATTATAAAAAGACAGCCAATTTCTAGATCGAACTTAACGCAAGAGTTAGATGTATCTCATACAACTATATCATATTTAGTTAAAGATTTGATGGATAAAGAATTAGTTGTAGAAATGACTGCTGATTCAACAGGTGGGAGACCGCCAAAATTATTAAGCTTTAAAGGTGACAATAAATATATAATATCCATGAGTTTTGAAGAACGAAAGATTGCTTATGCTATATATAATTTAGATATTGAATTAATTGATAAAGAAATAATAGAGGTTAATAATGAACTTTTTGTTGATTTAATTAAAAAAATAGAAAAAGTGAGTAAATTAAAAAATAAAGAGTTTGATATAAATGAAGAACAGATCTTTGGAATAGGTGTGTCAGTACCAGGTATCTATAAAGAATATAAAGACTTAGTAATAAATTCTACAACTCATTATTTAGGCAGTATTAATTTAAAAACTGAGCTAAATAAAATATTTAACTATGCCCCAATATATATAGATAATGATGCTAACCTATCTGTCTATTATGAGTGGAGTCATATGTTAGATAAAGAATATGATAACTTAATTTATATTTATGTTGTAGACGGAATTGGTAGTGGAATTATAGTTAATAATAGTTTATATACAGGTAGTCATGGTAATGCAGGAGAAATTGGGCATATGAAAGTTAAATCTAAAGGAAAAAAATGTATCTGCGGTGGACAAGGGTGTCTAGAAACAATATCATCAATAAAAGCTATTGAAGATGATTTTAAAAAAGCAGTTGATAATGGAGAATATACTCTTTTAAACGATATATTTGATTCTCCTTTTGATTATAAAGAGATTATTACCGGTTATCTAAATAATGATAAATTGTGTAAAAAAATAATTAATAGAGCTATAAAATACTTTGTTCGCGGTCTTTCTAGTATAATAAACATATTTGATCCTCAGATAATAGTTTTAGGTGGTCTTTTTGATGAATTTAATGAAGACATGATTAAAAAAATTAATAACAAACTTGAGAATTCATATTTTCCTGATGAAAATGATAAACCTAAAATAATTAATAGAGGTGACCAACAAAATTACCAAATTTCAGCTGTAACTTCTTTTATATTCGATAAATGGAAAGCTAATTTCTGA
- a CDS encoding YaaA family protein, protein MKIILSPSKTQNHERKSQEKGKDIPNKDMTKKLFNYLKGLSKKELKSELDIQGKLLDRTYELFQNHSFEDQTIPAIECYNGSAFKQIDLESYNKEQFSYMQEKLIIISPMYGPLHSNTEIWPYRLEMRLKPNGINLYEYWQEVMKEYFSDVDLIINLASNEYSKVVEKNYEGKIIDFYFKEEKEDGSLKTVGYYVKHNRGKLLNELIKKQVESIDQIKEINLDGYVFNEDQSSENELYFIKPFEK, encoded by the coding sequence ATGAAAATAATATTATCACCAAGCAAAACTCAAAATCACGAGAGAAAAAGCCAAGAAAAAGGTAAAGATATTCCAAATAAAGATATGACTAAAAAATTATTTAATTATCTTAAAGGATTGTCAAAAAAGGAATTAAAGTCTGAACTAGATATCCAGGGCAAACTTTTAGATAGGACATATGAACTTTTTCAAAACCACAGTTTTGAAGATCAAACAATTCCGGCTATTGAATGTTATAATGGCTCAGCTTTCAAACAAATTGATTTAGAGAGCTATAATAAAGAGCAATTTTCATATATGCAGGAAAAGCTAATTATAATTTCTCCGATGTATGGTCCACTGCATTCAAATACAGAAATCTGGCCTTACAGGTTGGAAATGAGGCTTAAACCTAATGGAATCAATCTTTATGAATACTGGCAGGAAGTAATGAAAGAGTATTTTTCTGATGTTGATTTAATTATAAATTTAGCTTCAAATGAGTACAGCAAAGTCGTTGAAAAAAATTATGAAGGAAAGATAATAGATTTTTATTTCAAAGAAGAAAAAGAGGATGGCAGCCTTAAAACAGTCGGTTATTATGTTAAACATAATCGAGGCAAACTGCTCAATGAATTGATCAAAAAACAGGTTGAAAGCATAGATCAAATTAAAGAAATTAATTTGGATGGATATGTTTTTAATGAAGATCAATCTTCTGAAAATGAACTTTATTTTATTAAGCCCTTTGAAAAATAA
- a CDS encoding CGGC domain-containing protein, giving the protein MSSKKKIAIFICDRYSSCAGGKCFKALQNREGAFQIYKGKEVEVVGYTSCGGCPGGNIEYAPQEMIKNGAEVIHLATGLVVGYPPCPRINYFKNFIENTYNTKVVIGTHPIPEKYFKKHNILKTWDTPAKRKQIELILNEEELRKSYN; this is encoded by the coding sequence ATGAGTTCAAAAAAGAAAATAGCTATTTTTATCTGTGACCGTTACAGCAGCTGTGCAGGTGGTAAATGTTTTAAAGCTTTACAAAATCGAGAAGGTGCTTTTCAGATTTATAAAGGTAAAGAGGTAGAAGTCGTTGGTTATACAAGCTGTGGAGGCTGTCCAGGCGGAAATATAGAATATGCACCTCAAGAAATGATTAAAAATGGAGCTGAAGTTATTCATCTTGCTACAGGCTTAGTTGTTGGTTATCCTCCCTGCCCACGGATAAACTATTTCAAAAATTTTATTGAAAATACATATAATACAAAAGTGGTAATTGGCACTCACCCAATACCAGAAAAATACTTTAAAAAACATAATATTTTAAAAACATGGGACACTCCTGCAAAAAGAAAACAAATAGAGCTGATTTTAAATGAAGAAGAACTTAGAAAAAGCTACAATTAA
- a CDS encoding PfkB family carbohydrate kinase codes for MLEDLKGKIEKIIEEKKYLDKNAAIGFDGFVDKIYRPISSQEGKTINYYKTIDDFGDRIKQASGLSCDIDIELESIQPGGNTPLFANSLGHLGINTDCISPIDEYEEIFNKYMSKNCNIYSIGKPALSFVLEFFDGKIMLGDTHTFKEIDYNTIKNKVGDKIYEILNNYELLSMVNWSHFNNMTSIWKKIINYLNQNQDKFNNKEQTLFIDLADTSSRSIKDIKEMLKTLSDFRDYYRVIIGLNENEVRDLGKKMMTNNFKDITNIGKHLVNSGFVDEVVIHPVAEAYLVKKSNKVKVRVPKVEAPVLTVGGGDNFNAGFIWGILNNLTDQESLVLGTVNARLFVEKGSSPSIDDLYNYISKNKDSIEVINI; via the coding sequence ATGTTAGAAGATTTAAAAGGGAAAATAGAAAAAATAATTGAGGAAAAAAAATATCTAGATAAAAATGCAGCAATTGGTTTTGATGGATTTGTTGATAAAATATATAGGCCAATTAGTTCACAGGAAGGTAAAACAATTAACTATTATAAAACTATAGATGATTTTGGGGACAGGATAAAACAAGCTTCTGGACTCAGCTGTGATATAGATATTGAATTAGAATCAATACAACCTGGTGGTAATACACCACTTTTTGCAAACTCTTTGGGACATTTGGGCATAAATACTGACTGTATTTCACCAATTGATGAATATGAAGAGATCTTTAATAAATATATGTCTAAAAACTGTAATATATATTCTATAGGTAAGCCTGCTTTAAGTTTTGTTTTAGAGTTTTTTGATGGGAAAATAATGTTAGGAGATACACATACATTCAAAGAAATTGACTATAATACAATTAAAAATAAAGTTGGAGATAAAATATATGAAATATTAAATAACTATGAATTGCTTTCGATGGTTAATTGGAGTCATTTTAATAATATGACATCAATTTGGAAAAAAATAATTAATTATTTAAATCAAAATCAAGATAAATTTAATAATAAAGAACAAACTCTTTTCATTGATTTAGCTGATACTAGTTCAAGGTCAATTAAAGATATAAAAGAAATGTTAAAAACTTTATCTGATTTTAGAGATTATTATAGAGTAATCATTGGTTTAAATGAAAATGAAGTTAGAGATTTAGGAAAAAAGATGATGACAAATAATTTCAAAGATATTACTAATATTGGTAAGCATTTAGTTAATAGTGGATTTGTTGATGAAGTAGTAATCCATCCTGTTGCTGAAGCATATCTAGTAAAAAAATCAAATAAAGTTAAAGTGAGAGTTCCTAAAGTGGAAGCGCCTGTTTTAACTGTTGGTGGAGGAGATAATTTTAATGCGGGGTTTATTTGGGGAATATTAAATAATCTTACTGATCAAGAATCTTTAGTATTAGGCACAGTAAATGCTAGATTATTTGTTGAAAAAGGATCAAGTCCTTCGATTGATGATCTTTATAATTATATTTCTAAAAATAAAGATTCTATAGAAGTCATAAATATATAA
- a CDS encoding carbohydrate ABC transporter permease, translating into MNFIKKKITSKFEKNTNLLGWILVLPSFLIIASVVFYPIVRTMWLSFTSYSLAYPWRTQFIGLKNYIDFFISFDFWATIGRTAYFTIISTGIEIVLGIAIAYLINLHLKGWKILRTIVIIPWAVPTVVNAIMWKWIYNAEYGALNGLLQSLNIIDKYQTWLSKPWTAMNLVILADVWKCTPFVVLIMSASLATISEDLYEAADIDGANGLQVFSYITLPLLKPAIMVALVIRTVEAFKAFDIIYVLTRGGPANGTQIISYKAYLESFSFLNMGRGSALSFIVSIFILILSLVYIRILYTEDV; encoded by the coding sequence ATGAACTTTATTAAAAAAAAGATCACCAGTAAATTTGAAAAAAACACAAATTTGCTAGGATGGATTTTGGTTCTTCCAAGTTTTTTAATAATTGCTTCTGTGGTTTTTTATCCAATTGTTAGAACAATGTGGTTAAGCTTTACTTCCTATTCATTAGCTTATCCTTGGAGGACACAATTTATTGGCTTGAAAAATTATATTGATTTTTTTATATCTTTTGATTTTTGGGCAACAATCGGTAGAACTGCTTATTTTACAATAATTTCGACAGGTATAGAAATTGTTTTAGGTATAGCTATTGCATATTTAATAAATTTACACCTGAAAGGGTGGAAAATATTAAGAACAATTGTAATTATACCTTGGGCTGTACCAACAGTTGTAAATGCAATTATGTGGAAATGGATTTATAATGCAGAATATGGTGCTTTAAATGGATTGTTGCAATCATTAAATATAATTGATAAGTATCAGACTTGGTTATCTAAACCTTGGACAGCGATGAATTTAGTTATATTAGCCGATGTCTGGAAATGTACACCATTTGTTGTTTTAATTATGAGTGCTTCTTTGGCAACTATAAGCGAAGACCTTTATGAAGCAGCAGATATTGATGGTGCGAATGGACTTCAAGTTTTTAGCTATATTACATTACCATTATTAAAACCAGCTATTATGGTTGCTTTAGTTATAAGAACTGTTGAAGCATTTAAAGCTTTTGATATTATATATGTTTTAACTAGAGGTGGCCCAGCTAATGGAACCCAGATTATTTCATATAAAGCATATTTAGAATCATTCAGCTTTTTAAATATGGGAAGGGGTTCAGCTCTTTCATTTATAGTTTCTATATTTATATTAATTTTATCTCTGGTTTATATAAGAATCTTATATACAGAGGACGTGTAA
- a CDS encoding FAD-binding oxidoreductase → MDYNKITKEDIEVLIDILDDDRVTLREDINEDYSHDELAELKAFPEIMIEPETTEEVSQVMKFASKRNIPVTPRGTGTGLCGGAVAMEAGILLLTTSMDRIIEIDEENLTAKVQPGVILMNFSEKVNDLGFMYPPDPGEKSATLGGNVLTNAGGMRAVKYGVTRDYVLGMEIVLPNGEIIDTGGKVVKNSSGYSIQDLIIGSEGTLGIVTEITLKLVPMPKKALTLLIPFDSLEEAIGTVPEIINAKIVPTGIEFMEKEVLLAATDYLGKEFPDTSAPAYLLLKFDGNDKKEIEKKYEVAADVCLENNAYDVYIANTDERQDVIWDTRGALLEALKAVSELDECDVVVPRNKVADFVNFTHNLEDKHKLRIRGFGHAGDGNLHLYTLKDDLDDETWQKRNKAVMDELYAKSREMKGKVSGEHGIAIAKKEYLHADIGPVQLGLMRGIKNTFDPQNILNPGKTV, encoded by the coding sequence ATGGATTATAATAAAATAACAAAAGAAGATATAGAAGTATTAATAGATATCTTAGATGATGATCGTGTAACTTTAAGAGAGGATATAAATGAGGATTATTCTCATGATGAATTAGCAGAATTGAAAGCATTTCCAGAAATTATGATAGAACCTGAAACCACCGAAGAAGTTTCTCAAGTAATGAAATTTGCTTCTAAGAGAAATATACCGGTAACTCCCAGAGGGACTGGAACAGGACTTTGTGGTGGAGCAGTTGCTATGGAAGCTGGTATTTTATTATTAACAACTTCCATGGATCGAATTATTGAAATTGATGAGGAAAATTTGACTGCTAAAGTGCAGCCGGGAGTAATTTTGATGAATTTTTCCGAAAAAGTAAATGATTTAGGCTTTATGTATCCACCAGATCCAGGCGAAAAAAGTGCAACCTTAGGTGGTAATGTACTAACTAATGCAGGTGGAATGCGAGCTGTTAAGTATGGTGTTACAAGAGATTATGTGCTGGGGATGGAAATTGTACTTCCCAATGGAGAAATAATTGATACTGGAGGTAAAGTTGTTAAAAATAGTTCTGGTTATAGTATTCAAGATTTAATAATTGGTTCTGAAGGTACTTTAGGGATTGTAACAGAGATTACTTTAAAATTAGTTCCAATGCCAAAAAAAGCATTAACCTTATTAATTCCTTTTGACAGTCTAGAAGAAGCAATTGGAACTGTACCAGAAATAATTAATGCTAAAATAGTTCCAACAGGAATTGAATTTATGGAAAAAGAGGTTTTATTAGCTGCAACTGATTATTTAGGTAAAGAATTTCCAGATACATCTGCTCCAGCCTATCTTTTGCTTAAATTTGATGGTAATGATAAAAAAGAAATAGAGAAAAAATATGAAGTAGCCGCTGATGTTTGCTTAGAGAATAATGCCTATGATGTATATATTGCTAATACAGATGAGCGTCAGGATGTAATCTGGGATACAAGAGGAGCTTTGCTTGAGGCACTAAAAGCAGTAAGTGAGCTAGATGAATGTGATGTGGTTGTACCTAGGAATAAAGTTGCTGATTTTGTTAATTTTACTCATAATTTAGAGGATAAACATAAATTACGGATACGTGGTTTTGGTCATGCTGGAGATGGAAATTTACATCTGTATACTTTAAAAGATGACTTAGATGATGAAACCTGGCAGAAAAGGAATAAGGCAGTTATGGATGAACTCTATGCTAAGTCTAGAGAGATGAAAGGTAAAGTATCAGGAGAACACGGAATTGCAATTGCAAAAAAAGAATATTTACATGCAGATATTGGCCCGGTTCAGCTTGGCTTAATGAGGGGAATAAAAAATACTTTTGATCCGCAGAATATCTTAAACCCTGGCAAAACAGTTTAA
- a CDS encoding SIS domain-containing protein gives MSDPMIKDIKSQPEFLNMILTNYFEDTKYKKRLKEVINYIEDNDNPILFAGMGSSNYSAISAINILSNKGYLCLNPNIDEFIHYQMNSINENVTVIAISQSGKSAETKKLLEKLSDNTTIIAITNYEDSPIAQMSDFVLPIFAGKEATISTKTYVNSNYLLNIIAHLVDNNKGLDIKKQSDDIEIINNFIVQAENTIHNLYNHLKSKDKWSFISRGDLLSTTFMGALICAEGTGLQPKGYSGGSFRHGPLEITGKNHGAIVFAHGDHTFNLLIKLTEEMAQNGSNIILLTDKNYNNESDNILLNKIPIVNRLLLPTIYAVVIQLFTRETALNRGRIPGMLNKISKVTEKE, from the coding sequence ATGTCTGATCCGATGATTAAAGATATAAAAAGTCAACCAGAATTTTTGAATATGATTTTGACTAATTATTTTGAAGATACAAAGTATAAAAAAAGATTAAAAGAGGTAATTAATTATATTGAGGATAATGATAATCCAATTCTTTTTGCAGGAATGGGTAGTTCAAATTATTCTGCAATATCAGCAATTAACATCTTATCTAACAAAGGATATCTTTGTCTAAATCCAAATATAGATGAGTTCATACATTATCAGATGAATTCTATAAATGAAAATGTTACTGTAATAGCTATTTCTCAATCTGGAAAAAGTGCAGAAACAAAGAAACTATTAGAAAAATTATCTGATAATACTACTATCATTGCAATTACAAATTATGAGGATAGCCCAATCGCTCAAATGTCTGATTTTGTATTACCTATATTTGCAGGCAAAGAAGCTACTATCTCTACTAAAACTTATGTGAATAGTAATTATCTGCTCAATATAATCGCTCATTTAGTTGATAATAATAAAGGTTTAGATATAAAAAAACAGTCAGATGATATTGAAATAATAAATAATTTTATAGTGCAAGCAGAAAACACTATTCATAATCTATATAATCATCTAAAATCTAAAGATAAATGGTCGTTTATTTCAAGGGGAGATCTTTTAAGTACAACATTTATGGGAGCTTTAATTTGTGCCGAAGGAACAGGATTGCAGCCTAAAGGTTATAGCGGTGGTTCTTTTAGACATGGCCCTTTAGAAATCACAGGCAAAAATCACGGTGCCATTGTATTTGCACATGGCGATCACACTTTTAACCTTTTAATAAAACTTACCGAAGAGATGGCCCAAAATGGGTCAAACATAATATTGTTAACAGATAAAAACTATAATAATGAAAGTGATAACATTCTTTTAAATAAAATACCAATTGTCAATAGATTATTACTCCCAACTATATATGCAGTTGTAATACAGCTTTTCACAAGAGAAACTGCTTTAAATAGAGGAAGAATACCCGGCATGTTAAATAAAATTTCAAAAGTCACTGAAAAAGAATAA
- a CDS encoding carbohydrate ABC transporter permease produces the protein MKKMTPTKKIIGYILMIVVAIWILAPIYWLVISSLSTQSSLLIKPIDWFPDNLTFKNYVSIFSTQAGSSQSAEMFTKALYNSVYVSFFVTLVSLIFGIPAAYSFSRLDFKGRRIGMLTMIATRMIPVVSLIIPIYILINNIGLLDKKITLVFVYLSFTLPFVIYIMTGFFRSIPMELEDSARIDGCSRLGALIRVILPLSGPGIASVAIFSFLLAWDQFFYALILTNSYASKTVPVAITEFTGRHAVNYTAMTTGGVLAAIPPMIIVIIFQRLIIKGLTAGSVKG, from the coding sequence ATGAAAAAAATGACACCAACCAAAAAAATAATTGGTTATATTTTAATGATAGTAGTTGCAATCTGGATATTAGCGCCGATTTATTGGCTGGTAATTTCTAGCTTATCTACCCAATCTTCATTATTAATTAAACCAATAGATTGGTTTCCTGATAATCTGACCTTTAAAAATTATGTGAGTATATTTTCAACCCAGGCAGGATCATCTCAATCAGCTGAAATGTTTACTAAGGCTTTATATAATAGTGTATATGTTTCTTTCTTTGTTACTTTAGTAAGTTTAATATTTGGAATTCCTGCGGCTTATTCTTTTTCTCGACTTGACTTTAAAGGGAGAAGAATAGGAATGCTTACTATGATTGCAACTAGAATGATTCCAGTTGTAAGTTTGATAATTCCAATTTATATTTTGATAAATAATATTGGACTATTAGATAAGAAAATAACTTTGGTTTTTGTATATTTATCTTTCACTTTACCATTTGTAATATATATTATGACAGGCTTTTTCCGGAGTATACCAATGGAATTAGAAGACTCTGCTAGAATAGATGGATGTTCAAGATTAGGAGCATTAATCAGAGTTATATTACCTCTTTCTGGCCCCGGTATTGCATCAGTAGCTATATTTTCATTTCTTTTAGCATGGGATCAGTTTTTTTATGCTTTAATCTTAACAAATAGTTATGCATCTAAAACTGTTCCAGTAGCAATAACTGAGTTTACAGGTCGACATGCTGTAAACTATACTGCAATGACTACAGGTGGTGTTTTAGCTGCAATTCCTCCCATGATTATTGTAATAATATTTCAAAGATTAATTATCAAGGGACTAACAGCTGGTTCAGTAAAGGGTTAA